Proteins from a genomic interval of Marispirochaeta aestuarii:
- a CDS encoding PTS sugar transporter subunit IIA produces the protein MELYQLTEKKCCKLGLKGRTKEEVLRKLAELAHKSEKLKTLSQDDVFEALQKREEQGSTAFGGEIAIPHARLDEMDEFLVFFAVAPKGVEFDSLDKKKVKLIFVILGPSSAVNEHLQILAAISRIAGIPAIRNEILRAPTETAMYEAFIRHSRAAAAEQSGKAQKMKLLILNLYLEDFFYNVLEFFIEEGIEGATIIESFGMGQFISNIPLFADFIGFMKADRNRSRTIMALVPEDKINEVLEGIEGITGDMEKKQGAMVMVLDLAFHKGNMKMM, from the coding sequence ATGGAACTGTATCAACTCACCGAGAAAAAATGCTGTAAACTCGGCCTGAAGGGCAGAACGAAAGAGGAAGTCCTCAGGAAGCTTGCTGAGCTTGCACATAAGAGCGAGAAGCTGAAAACCCTCTCCCAGGACGATGTTTTCGAGGCCCTGCAAAAAAGAGAAGAGCAGGGATCCACCGCCTTCGGCGGGGAGATCGCCATTCCCCATGCCAGGCTGGATGAGATGGATGAGTTTCTGGTCTTTTTCGCCGTGGCCCCAAAAGGGGTTGAGTTTGATTCCCTGGACAAAAAGAAGGTAAAGCTCATTTTTGTAATCCTCGGACCTTCGTCTGCGGTTAACGAGCATCTGCAGATCCTGGCGGCGATTTCCCGTATTGCGGGGATTCCGGCGATACGAAACGAGATTCTCAGGGCCCCCACGGAGACTGCAATGTATGAGGCCTTTATCCGCCATAGCCGTGCGGCAGCGGCGGAGCAGAGCGGGAAGGCGCAAAAGATGAAGCTTCTGATCCTCAACCTCTACCTGGAGGATTTTTTCTACAATGTGCTGGAATTCTTTATCGAGGAGGGTATTGAAGGAGCAACCATCATCGAATCCTTCGGAATGGGGCAGTTTATCTCCAACATACCTCTCTTCGCTGATTTTATCGGCTTTATGAAAGCCGACAGAAACCGCAGCCGTACCATCATGGCCCTGGTTCCGGAGGATAAAATAAATGAAGTCCTTGAAGGAATCGAGGGAATTACCGGAGATATGGAAAAGAAGCAGGGCGCCATGGTCATGGTCCTGGATCTTGCTTTTCACAAGGGGAACATGAAGATGATGTAA
- a CDS encoding GIN domain-containing protein, producing MKKSSLLLAAGIALAVLVIIVSLFLLRVNVGRDLEIVSGPGLDYSGERVTVPLDTADIRSLHFTGGWQIRLKQGSENRGELNLPVEARDMLRTSREGDTLQLSLGKNFKPGENMPFRAELELDTLTRLMVEGAADAEIRDFSGDGLELVFDGASNVRGIGLEANNLSLRTAGASNIDLSDSSFMNVDLNLAGASNVELHLMGGRLSGKIAGFGSVKYSGSVSEQTVRTDGFAAVHRR from the coding sequence ATGAAAAAAAGCAGCCTGCTGCTGGCCGCAGGAATAGCCCTTGCGGTGCTTGTAATTATTGTTTCCCTGTTCCTGCTGCGGGTTAATGTCGGCAGGGACCTTGAAATTGTAAGCGGACCAGGCCTCGATTACAGCGGTGAGCGGGTTACGGTTCCGCTGGATACAGCGGATATCCGTTCCCTCCATTTTACCGGAGGCTGGCAGATACGTCTCAAGCAGGGGTCGGAAAACCGGGGAGAATTGAACCTGCCCGTGGAAGCCCGGGATATGCTCAGGACGAGCAGGGAGGGGGATACACTGCAGCTGAGTCTTGGAAAGAATTTCAAACCCGGAGAAAACATGCCCTTCCGGGCTGAGCTGGAACTCGATACCTTGACTCGGCTTATGGTCGAGGGAGCAGCTGACGCTGAAATTCGCGATTTCAGCGGCGACGGGCTCGAGCTTGTATTCGACGGAGCCTCCAACGTAAGGGGTATCGGGCTGGAGGCGAACAACCTGAGTCTGAGGACCGCGGGAGCTTCCAACATCGATCTATCCGACAGCAGTTTCATGAATGTTGATCTGAACCTGGCGGGAGCATCCAACGTGGAACTCCATCTGATGGGGGGGCGTTTGAGCGGAAAGATTGCAGGATTCGGTTCCGTCAAATACAGCGGAAGTGTCTCGGAGCAGACGGTCCGTACCGATGGATTCGCCGCGGTCCATCGGCGTTAA
- a CDS encoding ASKHA domain-containing protein encodes MKTVQLTMLREGIEEVRKVPRGTNLLEALQGFDDFDFDAPCGGKGTCGKCRVLVDGEVSAPEPQEKRFLSSLTLEKGERLACMITLQGDCVVSPLFNSSGAAIVSDHAVYEGTVDPPFQAVRIEYAPPSLDDQRSNTVRVSESLTRALEQDEQYRSVKLPLHLLNRLSGLVSDTGSSLTLSLLDGFPWAVLPRDAGPGYGVAVDIGTTTVVAYLVHLGSGKVGGIVSGLNLQKSWGGDVISRVQAVIDSGPGPQQRAIAGQLSRMLYRLVEEADILWEDLRGVSIAGNTVMMHLFAGIDPRTIAAAPFIPAFTEMRIESSALLLPRLPLTIPLILLPSISGFIGADIVAGMLATGIREQNKPAMLIDIGTNGEIVLGDRRRIVACSTAAGPAFEGATISCGLGGIPGAINRVFLSPAEEMKWTTIADDLPLGICGSGIIDLMALLVRTGLVDETGRLLPPDELPGDVPEDLRARVREEGFFIARRRDGHDLLFTAKDVREVQLAKAAVAAGIEVLLEEYGIGPEEISRVHLAGGFGSFIDIESAVATGLLPGALTERIVPAGNTAGAGALRVLLSARDFKHVQELAGQVDYVELSGSMSFQEKYVEQMFFSQH; translated from the coding sequence ATGAAGACTGTACAGCTTACCATGCTCCGGGAGGGGATCGAAGAGGTCCGGAAGGTCCCCCGGGGAACGAACCTGCTTGAAGCCTTGCAGGGCTTCGATGATTTTGATTTTGATGCCCCCTGCGGCGGAAAAGGCACCTGCGGAAAATGCAGGGTCCTTGTGGACGGCGAGGTTTCGGCCCCGGAACCGCAGGAAAAGCGCTTTTTATCTTCCCTGACTCTGGAAAAGGGGGAACGTCTTGCCTGCATGATTACACTGCAGGGAGACTGTGTCGTAAGCCCCCTCTTCAACTCCAGCGGAGCAGCCATCGTAAGCGATCATGCCGTCTATGAGGGCACAGTTGATCCTCCCTTTCAGGCTGTCAGGATTGAGTATGCTCCTCCCTCCCTCGATGACCAGCGCAGTAATACGGTGCGGGTATCTGAATCCCTGACCAGAGCCCTCGAACAGGACGAACAGTATCGTTCTGTGAAGCTTCCCCTTCATCTGCTTAACCGGCTTTCCGGATTGGTCAGCGATACAGGCAGCAGTCTCACCCTGTCTCTTCTTGACGGTTTTCCCTGGGCAGTACTGCCCCGGGATGCCGGCCCAGGTTATGGTGTCGCGGTGGATATAGGAACGACCACGGTGGTGGCCTACCTGGTTCATCTGGGGTCCGGAAAGGTCGGGGGGATCGTATCGGGACTGAATCTGCAGAAATCCTGGGGGGGAGATGTCATCTCCAGGGTACAGGCGGTAATCGATTCCGGACCCGGGCCACAGCAGAGGGCCATTGCCGGTCAGCTCTCCCGTATGCTTTACCGACTGGTGGAGGAGGCTGACATCCTCTGGGAGGATCTTCGGGGGGTCTCCATTGCGGGGAATACGGTTATGATGCACCTGTTTGCCGGGATCGATCCCCGAACTATAGCGGCAGCCCCTTTTATTCCGGCTTTCACCGAGATGAGAATCGAGTCCAGTGCTCTACTTCTGCCCCGACTGCCCCTTACGATACCCCTGATTCTGCTGCCCTCAATTTCCGGTTTTATCGGGGCGGATATTGTGGCCGGCATGCTGGCCACGGGAATCCGGGAGCAGAATAAGCCCGCAATGCTCATCGATATCGGTACCAACGGAGAAATCGTCCTGGGTGACCGGAGGCGTATTGTCGCCTGTTCCACCGCTGCCGGACCGGCTTTTGAAGGCGCCACCATCTCATGCGGACTGGGGGGAATCCCCGGAGCGATCAACAGAGTATTTCTCTCCCCGGCGGAAGAAATGAAATGGACCACCATCGCGGACGATCTGCCCCTTGGCATCTGCGGCTCCGGTATTATCGACCTTATGGCTCTTCTGGTACGGACAGGGCTTGTGGATGAGACAGGCAGACTGCTGCCGCCGGATGAGCTCCCCGGGGATGTTCCGGAGGATCTGCGTGCCCGCGTACGGGAGGAAGGCTTTTTTATCGCCCGCCGCAGGGACGGGCATGATCTTCTCTTTACCGCGAAGGATGTACGGGAGGTACAGCTGGCAAAGGCCGCCGTTGCGGCGGGGATTGAGGTTCTTCTGGAGGAATACGGTATCGGCCCTGAGGAAATCAGCAGGGTCCACCTGGCCGGCGGTTTCGGCAGCTTCATCGATATAGAGAGTGCCGTGGCCACAGGACTTCTGCCCGGGGCTTTGACCGAACGTATTGTTCCGGCGGGCAATACCGCCGGGGCCGGGGCCTTGCGGGTGCTTCTCTCGGCCCGGGATTTCAAACATGTTCAGGAACTCGCCGGGCAGGTTGATTACGTGGAGCTTTCGGGGAGTATGAGTTTCCAGGAAAAGTACGTGGAACAGATGTTCTTTTCCCAACACTGA
- a CDS encoding ABC transporter ATP-binding protein, whose amino-acid sequence MLTIEKLSFGYSGEGLFRNLDLELEPGMIYGLLGKNGAGKTSLLRLISGQLFPSGGRLDVLGFDPRLRQPGMLRDIYFLPEEFPVPRLTGTRYVALNSPFYPRFDRERFFDLCEGFQVDPAWALSQVSLGQKKKFLLAFGLASGVRLLILDEPTNGLDIPSKRQFRRLAASSLGEDQTILISTHQVRDMENLIDPVIILDSGHILFSGAIDSIAGKFHMSLETTEPLPQEAFYFERVPGGYSVVRRNHEGYDSHVDLEVFFNMVIERGEDVAAIMQPGREEDRV is encoded by the coding sequence ATGCTTACAATAGAAAAGCTCTCCTTCGGGTACTCCGGGGAAGGCCTCTTCCGCAACCTGGATCTGGAGCTGGAACCGGGGATGATCTACGGCCTTCTGGGTAAAAACGGGGCGGGAAAAACTTCCCTGCTGCGCCTGATTTCCGGCCAGCTTTTCCCGTCAGGGGGGCGCCTGGATGTCCTTGGATTCGATCCCCGCCTGCGGCAGCCCGGAATGCTCCGGGACATCTACTTCCTCCCGGAGGAATTTCCGGTACCCCGGCTGACCGGAACACGGTACGTGGCGCTGAACTCACCGTTCTATCCGCGCTTTGACAGGGAACGCTTTTTCGATCTATGTGAGGGGTTTCAGGTCGATCCGGCGTGGGCCCTCTCGCAGGTTTCCCTGGGACAGAAAAAGAAGTTCCTGCTGGCCTTCGGTCTTGCCTCCGGGGTACGCCTTCTTATTCTGGATGAACCGACCAACGGTCTCGATATCCCCTCCAAACGGCAGTTCCGTCGCCTGGCGGCATCATCCCTGGGGGAGGACCAGACAATACTGATTTCCACCCACCAGGTCCGGGACATGGAGAACCTGATCGATCCGGTGATTATTCTCGATTCCGGACATATCCTTTTCTCAGGGGCCATCGATTCCATCGCAGGAAAATTCCACATGAGTCTGGAAACAACCGAACCTCTGCCGCAGGAGGCTTTCTATTTCGAAAGGGTCCCGGGAGGATACTCGGTGGTGCGCAGGAATCATGAAGGGTATGACTCCCATGTGGATCTGGAGGTCTTTTTCAATATGGTAATTGAACGCGGTGAAGATGTTGCAGCAATCATGCAGCCCGGAAGAGAGGAGGACAGGGTATGA
- a CDS encoding GntR family transcriptional regulator, whose translation MRFDESRSIFMQIRDYMGDMILNGKYPEGERIPSVRDMAAAMEVNPNTVLRSYGQLQDEQIIHNQRGLGYFVSIGARNRVLASRKENFLRHTLPDVFHSMEVLDIDFREVREYYDKYKEEHTRPKQSGV comes from the coding sequence ATGCGCTTTGATGAATCCCGAAGCATCTTTATGCAGATCAGGGACTATATGGGAGACATGATCCTGAACGGAAAGTACCCGGAGGGAGAGAGGATCCCCTCGGTGAGGGACATGGCCGCCGCAATGGAGGTCAATCCAAATACCGTGCTCAGAAGCTACGGACAGCTTCAGGATGAGCAGATAATCCATAACCAGCGGGGCCTGGGATATTTCGTCAGCATCGGGGCCCGGAACAGGGTGCTGGCCTCCCGGAAGGAGAACTTTCTTCGCCACACCCTTCCGGATGTCTTTCATTCCATGGAGGTGCTGGACATCGATTTCCGCGAGGTCCGGGAGTACTACGATAAGTACAAGGAAGAACATACCAGACCGAAGCAGAGCGGAGTCTGA
- a CDS encoding corrinoid protein, which produces MADWNEISEMLQKGKAKEVADLCRKALDEGSSAKEILNEGLMLGMGIVGERFKKNEVYVPEVLIAARAMNAGIEVLKPHMVGGPGDRKGKVVLGTVKGDLHDIGKNLVKIMMEGKGLEVIDLGADVATEKFVTVAKEEGAQIIACSALLTTTMTEMENVVKAVKEAGMRDSITIMVGGAPVTQNFCESIGADIYSADATSAAEAAVAACAS; this is translated from the coding sequence ATGGCTGACTGGAATGAAATCTCTGAAATGCTGCAGAAGGGAAAGGCCAAAGAGGTTGCAGATCTCTGCAGGAAAGCGCTGGATGAAGGTTCCAGTGCCAAGGAGATCCTTAACGAAGGTCTCATGCTCGGAATGGGCATCGTCGGTGAGCGCTTTAAGAAGAATGAAGTATATGTACCGGAGGTTCTTATCGCTGCCAGAGCTATGAACGCCGGAATCGAAGTCCTGAAACCCCATATGGTTGGCGGCCCGGGAGACAGAAAGGGCAAGGTTGTACTGGGAACCGTAAAAGGCGACCTCCATGATATCGGAAAGAACCTGGTTAAAATAATGATGGAAGGCAAGGGTCTTGAAGTCATCGACCTGGGAGCTGATGTGGCTACCGAAAAGTTCGTAACCGTCGCAAAGGAAGAGGGGGCGCAGATAATTGCATGCTCGGCTCTTCTTACCACCACCATGACGGAAATGGAGAACGTGGTAAAGGCGGTAAAAGAGGCCGGAATGCGGGACTCCATTACCATAATGGTCGGTGGCGCACCGGTTACCCAGAACTTCTGTGAGTCCATCGGTGCTGATATCTACTCCGCTGATGCCACATCCGCCGCTGAAGCGGCTGTTGCCGCCTGCGCAAGCTGA
- a CDS encoding cation:proton antiporter — MQTLISFLVEFRDLMSNHALFTLGMLLVIGYFTGKLASLFRLPEITGFIVAGLIMGETVTGIVPHHMGENLKIVTEVALGLIALTIGGEFYWVKLKRVGKEVVIITIVQLLASFGAVVFGMTLLGFDLPYALMLGAIASATAPAATVAIVQSLRATGLFVDYLYGVVALDDAGAVILFGLSFAMASGLLGVSGADHGAVLVIIHALGEVLLSLAAGAVAGFLIHRFTRKKSSNEIMIISLGFVFLATAVSVIFELSPLMTNMAAGAVIINLSPSNHRIFRILEPLTPPIYALFFVIAGTELQPAILIQTKILLLGGGYILFRALGKYSGVYFGSLLGKVRGTIRTYLGFCMLPQAGVAIGLVLMIQASPLVSYLPPEQIVIIDTMVNIILLSVFINELIGPPISKYALIRGNEMEA, encoded by the coding sequence ATGCAAACTCTGATCTCTTTTTTAGTCGAATTCCGCGATTTAATGAGCAACCATGCCCTGTTTACCCTGGGAATGCTCCTGGTTATCGGATATTTTACAGGAAAGCTCGCCTCCCTGTTTCGCTTGCCGGAAATCACCGGCTTCATAGTCGCAGGCCTGATTATGGGAGAGACCGTTACCGGCATAGTTCCCCACCACATGGGAGAAAACCTCAAGATTGTTACAGAAGTGGCCCTGGGGCTTATTGCCCTGACCATCGGCGGCGAGTTTTACTGGGTAAAATTGAAGCGGGTAGGTAAAGAGGTGGTAATTATTACCATTGTTCAGCTTCTTGCCTCCTTCGGTGCCGTGGTTTTCGGCATGACTCTCCTGGGCTTTGACCTGCCCTACGCCCTCATGCTGGGGGCCATAGCCTCGGCTACCGCACCTGCTGCGACCGTCGCGATTGTGCAGTCCCTGAGGGCGACGGGACTTTTCGTCGATTACCTGTACGGGGTTGTAGCCCTCGATGATGCGGGGGCGGTCATACTCTTCGGTCTTAGTTTTGCCATGGCTTCGGGGCTTCTTGGTGTCTCCGGAGCCGATCATGGTGCAGTCCTGGTAATCATCCATGCTTTGGGGGAGGTTCTGCTTTCTCTGGCGGCAGGGGCCGTGGCGGGTTTTCTTATTCACCGTTTTACCCGGAAGAAGAGCAGCAACGAGATCATGATAATAAGCCTGGGTTTCGTGTTCCTTGCCACCGCCGTGTCGGTCATTTTTGAGCTCTCGCCTCTCATGACGAACATGGCCGCCGGGGCGGTTATTATCAACCTTTCCCCCTCGAATCACCGTATCTTTCGTATTCTGGAACCTCTGACTCCGCCCATATATGCCCTCTTTTTCGTGATAGCCGGAACGGAGCTGCAGCCCGCAATCCTGATACAGACGAAGATCCTACTGCTGGGAGGGGGGTATATCCTGTTCCGGGCACTGGGAAAGTACTCCGGCGTATATTTCGGGAGCCTTCTGGGGAAGGTCCGGGGAACAATCCGTACCTACCTGGGATTCTGTATGCTGCCCCAGGCGGGAGTCGCCATAGGGCTGGTTCTCATGATTCAGGCATCTCCCCTGGTTTCCTACCTGCCTCCTGAGCAGATTGTGATTATCGACACCATGGTTAATATTATCCTGCTGTCCGTGTTTATCAATGAGCTTATCGGCCCGCCGATCTCAAAATATGCCCTGATCCGGGGCAACGAAATGGAGGCCTGA
- a CDS encoding PocR ligand-binding domain-containing protein produces MDSAVHELNREQARRLAGVYAKATGCGCSVIDNTGDTLYPGDICRFCSALQPLLKERLNCRQVHLWGGYQAERFGGKYIYFCPVSLVHWASPIVIDGIMQGVLVGGPVLMIEPEEVLDELTRKYGISEGLEQILGELRTVRQVSPDRVTALSELLAVSAEHLSFQGDSRFLVSTEALEQQSKISEYIQYIKDLEDAETHSYPFEKERELLRLISQGDKKGSQRLLNEILGSVFFSAGRNFEVVKSRVLELVVLLSRAAVEGGAEVEQVFGLNLKYLRQIHTFSSVDDLAAWLSRIMLRFTDFVFDLREVKHADAIYRAVQFVHQNFAEKITLDAVAREVYLSPAYFSKVFKEELKVSFNNYLNRYRIDKARNILRNTSIPLVDVAAMVGYEDQSYFSKVFKKIAGVTPGRYRESRGRSAGENQEIH; encoded by the coding sequence ATGGATTCTGCTGTACACGAACTTAACAGGGAACAGGCCCGCCGGCTCGCCGGGGTTTACGCCAAGGCCACGGGCTGCGGGTGTTCGGTAATCGACAATACCGGGGATACCCTGTATCCCGGAGATATCTGCAGGTTCTGTTCGGCCCTGCAGCCTCTTCTCAAGGAGAGGCTCAACTGCCGGCAGGTGCATCTCTGGGGCGGGTACCAGGCTGAACGCTTCGGTGGCAAGTACATCTATTTTTGCCCGGTCTCCCTGGTCCATTGGGCCTCTCCCATCGTAATCGACGGAATCATGCAGGGCGTCCTTGTGGGGGGGCCGGTTTTAATGATTGAACCGGAGGAAGTCCTGGATGAGCTGACACGCAAGTACGGAATCAGCGAGGGTCTTGAACAGATCCTTGGGGAGCTCAGAACTGTCAGACAGGTTTCTCCCGACAGGGTAACCGCCTTGAGCGAGCTTCTAGCCGTGTCCGCGGAACATCTCTCTTTTCAGGGGGACTCCCGTTTTCTGGTGTCCACCGAGGCCCTGGAGCAGCAGTCGAAGATCAGTGAGTACATTCAGTATATCAAGGATCTGGAGGATGCGGAGACTCACAGCTACCCCTTCGAGAAGGAACGAGAGCTTCTCCGGCTGATTTCCCAGGGCGACAAGAAGGGCTCCCAGCGTCTCTTGAACGAGATTCTGGGGAGTGTATTCTTTTCCGCAGGAAGGAATTTCGAAGTTGTCAAATCCCGTGTGCTGGAACTGGTGGTACTGCTCTCCCGGGCTGCCGTCGAAGGGGGGGCCGAGGTTGAGCAGGTTTTCGGGCTCAACCTCAAATACCTGAGACAGATTCACACCTTCAGTTCCGTTGACGATCTGGCGGCCTGGCTCTCCCGAATCATGCTGCGTTTTACCGATTTCGTCTTCGATCTGCGGGAGGTGAAGCATGCCGATGCCATCTACCGGGCGGTCCAGTTCGTTCACCAGAACTTTGCAGAAAAGATTACCCTGGATGCCGTTGCCAGGGAGGTCTACCTGTCTCCTGCTTACTTCTCCAAGGTATTCAAGGAAGAACTCAAGGTGAGTTTCAACAACTATCTGAACAGGTACAGGATAGATAAAGCAAGGAATATTCTTCGCAATACCAGCATTCCCCTCGTCGATGTGGCGGCAATGGTCGGGTACGAGGATCAGTCCTATTTCTCCAAGGTGTTTAAAAAGATAGCCGGTGTGACCCCCGGCAGGTATCGGGAGTCCCGGGGCAGATCTGCAGGAGAGAACCAGGAGATACATTAG
- a CDS encoding PilZ domain-containing protein yields the protein MDKRRFSRTGFQTSGEILLGDRRIEVSVIDLSLKGALFSSDADISVGSAVELLIHLSNSELSINTEGKIVHREGSKYGIRFSSIDAESMIHLRSLMEYNTENYDKIGSELAFLFHEEDTEEN from the coding sequence ATGGATAAAAGAAGGTTTTCCCGCACAGGTTTCCAGACATCCGGAGAAATCCTCCTGGGGGACAGACGCATTGAGGTATCGGTAATCGACCTCTCCCTGAAAGGTGCGCTCTTCTCCTCGGATGCCGATATCTCCGTCGGCAGCGCTGTTGAGCTTCTGATACACCTCTCCAACTCAGAACTGAGCATAAACACCGAGGGAAAGATCGTACACCGGGAGGGCAGCAAGTACGGAATCCGCTTCTCCAGCATCGATGCGGAGAGTATGATTCACCTGCGCAGCCTCATGGAATACAACACCGAAAATTATGACAAAATCGGCTCGGAACTGGCCTTTCTGTTCCACGAAGAGGATACCGAAGAGAATTAA
- a CDS encoding sulfite exporter TauE/SafE family protein, which produces MFEFLHSFNLDVWQWLLAIIAVAGIGANKTGIVGINLLSVAILAAIFGGKASTGVLMPFLIMADIFAISHYRRSVRWKHLFTILFWALLGVSAALYVGEIIADEYFRIILAAVIFTLLAMTVLSEMSGKRFHPKKHWYVTIFIGLIGGFTSMIGNAAGPIFTLYFVSLRHTKNEYIATRAWFFFIINLIKIPLHLFVWETINPTTLSFNLVLAPAIFLGAVAGILIVRRIPERGYKVFILTATLVSAIMLLF; this is translated from the coding sequence ATGTTTGAATTCCTGCACTCCTTCAATCTTGACGTCTGGCAGTGGCTGCTGGCGATAATCGCGGTTGCCGGTATCGGCGCAAACAAAACAGGAATTGTGGGCATCAATCTGCTCTCGGTTGCCATCCTGGCGGCCATCTTCGGAGGAAAAGCATCAACCGGGGTTCTTATGCCCTTTCTCATCATGGCCGATATATTCGCCATCAGCCATTACCGCAGATCGGTCCGCTGGAAACACCTGTTTACCATTCTATTCTGGGCCCTGCTTGGGGTCTCTGCGGCTCTGTATGTGGGAGAAATCATTGCGGACGAGTATTTCAGAATAATACTTGCAGCTGTTATTTTTACCCTCCTTGCAATGACGGTTCTGAGTGAAATGAGCGGGAAGCGTTTTCATCCGAAAAAACACTGGTATGTTACAATTTTCATCGGACTTATCGGCGGGTTCACTTCCATGATCGGCAACGCCGCCGGACCTATTTTTACCCTCTATTTTGTCTCCTTACGGCACACGAAAAACGAATACATCGCCACCAGGGCCTGGTTCTTTTTTATCATCAACCTGATAAAAATTCCCCTTCATCTTTTTGTCTGGGAAACCATTAACCCCACAACCCTCAGTTTCAATCTGGTTCTTGCTCCGGCGATTTTCCTTGGAGCGGTAGCAGGAATACTCATTGTCAGGAGAATTCCTGAACGGGGGTACAAGGTCTTCATTCTGACGGCCACCCTGGTATCCGCAATCATGCTGTTGTTTTAA
- the aat gene encoding leucyl/phenylalanyl-tRNA--protein transferase produces MFPYLSADDSFQFPDPREAEPPGIVASGGNLSPGMLVSAYRQGIFPWFSDEDPILWWSPDPRFVLYPEGLHVSKSMRRVLKRGVFTITFDTAFDRVIAECAARERPGQDGTWITKDMRDAYSVLHRLGIAHSAEAWQEGRLVGGLYGLSLGKIFFGESMFAHSPNASKAAFIRLVRTLSLQGVKLIDCQVYTHHLSSLGAEDIPRSRYLEELSVLLDEPGLPSSWSSWSCAAGKH; encoded by the coding sequence ATGTTTCCCTATCTGTCGGCTGACGACTCCTTTCAGTTCCCCGACCCACGGGAGGCTGAACCGCCTGGCATCGTTGCTTCCGGCGGTAACCTCTCTCCAGGTATGCTGGTCTCCGCCTACCGGCAGGGGATTTTCCCCTGGTTCAGCGACGAAGACCCCATCCTCTGGTGGAGTCCCGATCCCCGTTTTGTGCTGTACCCCGAAGGGCTGCATGTTTCAAAAAGCATGCGCCGGGTCCTGAAGCGCGGCGTATTCACCATCACCTTCGATACTGCGTTTGACCGGGTTATAGCCGAATGCGCCGCCAGGGAGCGCCCCGGGCAGGACGGCACCTGGATTACCAAGGACATGCGGGATGCCTACTCCGTGCTCCACCGTCTGGGTATTGCTCACAGTGCCGAAGCCTGGCAGGAGGGGCGGCTTGTGGGCGGTCTCTACGGCCTCTCCCTGGGAAAAATTTTCTTCGGGGAATCCATGTTCGCCCACTCTCCCAATGCATCCAAGGCTGCCTTCATCAGACTGGTCCGGACTCTTTCCCTGCAGGGAGTAAAACTGATCGACTGTCAGGTGTATACCCATCATCTCAGCAGCCTTGGCGCCGAGGATATTCCCCGGTCCCGTTATCTTGAGGAACTGTCTGTATTGCTGGATGAGCCGGGGCTTCCGTCATCCTGGTCTTCCTGGAGCTGTGCTGCAGGGAAGCACTGA